A window of Apium graveolens cultivar Ventura chromosome 8, ASM990537v1, whole genome shotgun sequence contains these coding sequences:
- the LOC141680699 gene encoding uncharacterized protein LOC141680699, which produces MANNSNNFSMRSVLEKDKLTGINFLDWQRNLRIVLRQERKLHVIDVPRSGPLPEGKAHQERFDIRKSVYECKHGDHDLVGPHVLKMIGYMDHLVTLGYTIGPKAHIDLILQSLNNYSAQLIINYNMNEIDKTPTDC; this is translated from the exons atggcaaacAACTCAAACAACTTCTCTATGCGGTCAGTCCTTGaaaaggacaagctgacaggaataAACTTCCTTGATTGGCAAAGGAACTTGAGGAtagtcctcaggcaggagcgaaAGCTCCATGTCATTGATGTTCCTCGCTCTGGACCTCTTCCTGAAG GAAAGGCACATCAAGAGAGGTTTGATATAAGAAAATCTGTGTATGAATGCAAACACGGTGATCATGATctggttggaccgcatgttctgaagatgattggatATATGGATCACCTTGTTACTTTGGGTTACACGATTGGTCCGAAAGCCCATATAGATCTAATCTTACAATCTCTGAACAATTACTCTGCtcagttaataattaattacaacATGAATGAGATAGACAAGACACCTACCGATTGTTGA